Proteins encoded by one window of Arachis ipaensis cultivar K30076 chromosome B04, Araip1.1, whole genome shotgun sequence:
- the LOC107636649 gene encoding uncharacterized protein LOC107636649, which produces MFETENYKTSHKLLTGEIKEAKTRLIHLLPYSFEQTRPALTKGKTLAATTTARRIRLCRRPSQSGACLLESSCIAIRGVSSKSSICSQSQVAGVPLLPRARWSSSCRRCLSPSVAVISSSLRASQSGESPSPRAVRSPRRKRAASCMCSAAVILSPSSVAIRPPQRSKEAT; this is translated from the exons ATGTTTGAAACCGAAAATTACAAAACCAGCCATAAATTGCTAACCG GAGAAATCAAAGAAGCCAAAACACGTCTTATCCATCTCCTTCCGTATTCTTTTGAGCAAACACGCCCAGCCTTAACCAAGGGAAAAACCCTAGCCGCCACCACCACCGCAAGGAGGATCCGTCTTTGCCGCCGTCCGTCGCAGTCAGGGGCTTGTCTCCTCGAGTCTTCGTGCATCGCAATTAGGGGAgtttcttccaagtcttcaatcTGTTCACAGTCACAAGTCGCAGGCGTGCCGCTTCTCCCTCGAGCTCGGTGGTCGTCGTCTTGTCGCCGTTGTCTGTCGCCATCTGTCGCAGTCATCTCCTCGAGTCTTCGTGCGTCACAGTCAGGGGAGTCTCCAAGTCCTCGAGCTGTTCGCAGTCCCCGTCGCAAGCGCGCCGCTTCTTGCATGTGCTCGGCGGCCGTCATCTTATCGCCGTCCTCTGTCGCCATCCGTCCTCCTCAGCGATCGAAG GAAGCAACTTAA